The following coding sequences lie in one Silvanigrella aquatica genomic window:
- a CDS encoding DNA topoisomerase 3, whose translation MDKASKWLVITEKPSVAGDLAKALGGFEKKGDYYESPKYDITWAVGHLLELLEPEELDPKYKRWLLQDLPILPSEFQYKPKKGQTERLNQIKSLAKKSEVVGFINACDAGREGELIFREIFDFCGQKKPIKRLWLQSMTPQSIRKEFNTARPGSEYDNLGDAARCRAESDWLIGMNATRAVTKRLKTRNTKGVWSVGRVQTPTLALIAKRELEHLKHRPVPYFTLEGRFSTATHEYSGVWYDPHFKKPTAVDEDDLQYYSEKEDRIFSQERLDEILNDFSLHKKSATASETRKESKEIAPQLFDLTLLQREANRKLGMSASRTLQAAQRLYEKHKLLTYPRTDSRYLPEDYVNSVNEILKEFSAIPTEFTSACKKILKSGLLNKERIFNNSLVSDHFAIIPTGHFPSEKLDGDDARIYNLVLKRFIAAFMPHAVWAKVERITKVGAQQFRTRVQDLQEPGWREVYGLDTEEESKLPKLNEKNPEAVTPVQSESMTPQTNATKPPARLTEAKLLSLMEHCGKSVIDEEIAEVLKDKGIGTPATRAEIIENLIAKEYVSRYGKSLRATSKGIRLVDVLSRIPVDTLSKVELTGEIEFDLRKMEKGQKKRSDFMQEMFDFTTEIVHKARSFEYDAIYKNDPPLGGCPQCQKGKVFEGFWGYKCNLAGNSKEKKEGECTYIIWKEKNQRYIDRSIVEEVLSKKIVGPFEFSNSAGTSHYEEYLTLSPIKGIIFCEADGTPKESATGHDIVVLHEEKMPETFLKMPGLVKVTENAYLCEFGVKIETPEIPETTAEAKPKKGKKKKASEDNSEEKPKKKKTKPKKNLISRMPRILCGREMSLEDYKSFILTGSTPPIADFKSKKGRPFAAALHLKENGNFEFKFVSRKALLGEDETKAPKKAEKKSTNKAKVVRKTKKQETLSGEDSSSV comes from the coding sequence ATGGATAAAGCTTCAAAGTGGCTCGTCATAACAGAAAAACCATCAGTAGCTGGGGATCTCGCAAAAGCTCTTGGTGGATTTGAAAAAAAAGGCGACTACTATGAGTCTCCAAAATACGACATCACCTGGGCTGTAGGCCATCTTCTGGAACTCCTGGAACCTGAAGAATTGGATCCAAAATACAAGCGCTGGCTTCTCCAGGATTTGCCTATTCTTCCTTCCGAGTTTCAATACAAACCTAAAAAAGGTCAAACAGAACGTCTCAATCAAATAAAAAGTCTCGCCAAAAAATCAGAAGTTGTGGGATTTATAAATGCCTGCGATGCCGGCCGTGAAGGTGAGCTCATATTTAGAGAAATATTTGATTTCTGTGGGCAAAAAAAACCTATCAAACGTCTCTGGCTACAAAGCATGACCCCCCAGTCCATCCGCAAAGAATTTAATACAGCAAGACCTGGCTCTGAATATGACAATCTCGGTGATGCCGCACGATGCCGCGCCGAAAGCGATTGGCTCATAGGAATGAACGCCACCCGCGCTGTTACAAAAAGATTGAAAACAAGAAACACAAAAGGTGTTTGGTCTGTAGGACGCGTTCAAACCCCTACCCTTGCTCTTATTGCAAAAAGAGAATTGGAACATTTAAAACACAGACCCGTTCCTTATTTCACTTTAGAAGGTCGGTTTTCAACTGCGACCCACGAATATTCGGGTGTTTGGTATGATCCCCACTTTAAAAAACCAACCGCTGTGGATGAAGACGATCTCCAATATTATTCTGAAAAAGAAGATCGCATATTTTCACAAGAACGCCTTGATGAAATATTAAACGATTTTTCCCTGCATAAGAAGAGCGCAACGGCTTCTGAAACAAGAAAAGAATCAAAAGAAATTGCTCCACAACTTTTTGATTTAACCCTCTTGCAAAGAGAAGCGAATCGAAAACTTGGCATGTCCGCTTCACGAACTTTGCAAGCGGCACAAAGACTGTATGAAAAACATAAATTGTTAACTTATCCTCGTACGGATTCGCGTTACCTTCCTGAAGATTATGTCAATTCTGTCAATGAAATTTTAAAGGAATTTTCAGCAATTCCTACTGAATTTACCAGTGCATGTAAAAAAATATTAAAATCAGGATTATTAAATAAAGAACGTATCTTTAATAATAGTCTTGTCTCTGATCACTTTGCCATTATCCCTACAGGTCATTTTCCTTCCGAAAAATTAGATGGTGACGACGCACGCATTTATAATCTCGTTTTAAAACGTTTTATTGCGGCTTTTATGCCTCATGCTGTTTGGGCAAAGGTCGAACGAATTACTAAAGTAGGTGCGCAACAATTTAGAACACGCGTACAAGATTTACAAGAGCCCGGTTGGAGAGAAGTTTACGGTCTCGATACCGAAGAGGAAAGCAAGCTTCCCAAACTAAACGAAAAAAATCCTGAAGCCGTCACTCCCGTTCAGTCCGAAAGCATGACACCGCAAACCAATGCGACCAAACCCCCCGCACGCCTAACCGAAGCAAAACTGCTGTCGCTTATGGAGCATTGCGGAAAATCGGTGATCGATGAAGAAATTGCGGAAGTCCTTAAAGATAAAGGGATTGGCACTCCAGCCACACGAGCAGAAATCATCGAAAATCTTATTGCGAAAGAATATGTCAGCCGCTACGGCAAAAGTTTAAGAGCCACTTCCAAGGGCATCCGCCTGGTCGACGTCCTCAGTCGTATTCCCGTTGACACCCTTTCCAAAGTCGAACTCACTGGTGAAATTGAATTCGATTTGCGTAAAATGGAAAAGGGACAAAAAAAACGCTCCGACTTCATGCAAGAAATGTTCGATTTTACAACAGAAATAGTACATAAAGCGCGTAGCTTTGAATACGACGCCATATATAAGAATGACCCTCCTCTGGGAGGTTGTCCGCAATGCCAAAAAGGCAAAGTATTTGAAGGCTTTTGGGGCTACAAGTGCAATCTTGCAGGCAATAGCAAAGAGAAAAAAGAAGGGGAATGCACCTATATTATTTGGAAAGAAAAAAACCAACGCTATATCGACAGAAGCATTGTTGAAGAGGTTCTGAGCAAAAAAATTGTGGGACCATTCGAATTTAGCAACTCAGCAGGCACCTCGCATTATGAAGAATATTTAACCCTTTCTCCTATTAAAGGCATTATTTTTTGCGAGGCTGATGGAACCCCAAAGGAATCCGCAACAGGGCATGACATTGTTGTCCTACATGAAGAAAAAATGCCTGAAACATTTTTAAAAATGCCTGGACTCGTCAAAGTAACAGAAAATGCCTATTTATGTGAATTTGGTGTAAAAATAGAAACACCTGAAATTCCTGAAACAACTGCAGAAGCAAAGCCCAAAAAAGGCAAAAAGAAAAAGGCCTCTGAAGACAATTCTGAGGAAAAACCCAAAAAGAAAAAAACTAAGCCTAAAAAAAACCTTATTTCACGAATGCCACGGATACTTTGCGGACGAGAAATGAGCCTTGAAGATTACAAATCTTTTATTTTAACAGGATCCACCCCCCCTATTGCCGACTTTAAGTCTAAAAAAGGAAGACCTTTTGCCGCCGCTCTTCACTTAAAAGAGAATGGAAATTTTGAATTTAAATTTGTTTCTCGCAAAGCCTTGTTAGGCGAAGATGAGACGAAAGCTCCTAAAAAAGCAGAGAAAAAATCGACAAATAAAGCAAAAGTCGTGCGTAAAACCAAAAAACAAGAAACCCTTTCCGGAGAGGATTCCTCCTCTGTATAG
- a CDS encoding inositol monophosphatase family protein: protein MESIDSIFRTAQICSERASQMSLEYKHGKDPQSLKSDKTWVTAADKEIEKKLREIISKNHPSHHILGEEEGGQMGEDENSYTWILDPIDGTFSFVHNVPFYSSLIAVLKGKTPIIGFASLPALDITMSARKGHGAYINNEKYERSALVGSSHIEIIATADPYRFFIEKKENILNVLFGSEKKSRTYPDALGYYMLLRGSVRAFIDPKVEIWDVAPFHVIMPEAGFAIQDWNGNTELKKGTSISFPLNKQKMPINCADVLELTSRFA from the coding sequence ATGGAATCAATCGACAGCATTTTTAGAACAGCGCAAATTTGTTCTGAACGCGCTTCTCAAATGAGCCTTGAATATAAACACGGAAAAGATCCCCAAAGTTTGAAAAGTGATAAAACTTGGGTCACTGCGGCAGATAAAGAAATTGAAAAAAAATTAAGAGAAATAATTTCTAAAAATCATCCTTCGCATCATATTTTAGGCGAAGAAGAAGGTGGTCAAATGGGTGAAGACGAAAATTCTTATACTTGGATTCTCGATCCCATCGATGGCACGTTCAGTTTTGTTCATAATGTGCCTTTTTATTCTTCACTCATTGCTGTTTTAAAAGGAAAAACTCCTATTATCGGATTTGCTTCATTACCCGCCTTAGACATCACAATGAGTGCCAGAAAAGGCCATGGCGCTTATATTAATAATGAAAAATATGAAAGATCCGCCTTGGTAGGAAGTTCGCATATTGAAATTATTGCAACAGCAGATCCTTATCGTTTTTTTATTGAAAAAAAAGAAAATATTCTTAATGTTCTATTTGGGAGTGAGAAGAAATCGCGCACATATCCTGACGCATTGGGGTATTATATGCTGCTTAGAGGTTCTGTACGCGCCTTTATAGACCCTAAAGTTGAAATTTGGGATGTGGCTCCTTTTCACGTCATCATGCCCGAAGCCGGATTTGCAATCCAGGATTGGAATGGAAACACAGAACTGAAAAAAGGAACAAGCATTTCATTTCCCTTAAACAAGCAAAAAATGCCTATTAATTGTGCAGATGTGCTTGAACTTACATCCCGTTTTGCATAA
- the crcB gene encoding fluoride efflux transporter CrcB: MEIIYIGVFGIIGVFCRYFFVTLMEKLFHIQLPLDIFTINVIGSFLIGIIYVLGIEKAHLSQELRLGIMVGFLGGFTTFSSFSLDAVKLFESAKYLQCFLYSFLSPTLGILATFLGIFLARKF; this comes from the coding sequence ATGGAAATCATTTATATTGGAGTTTTTGGAATCATTGGGGTTTTTTGTAGGTACTTTTTTGTTACGCTAATGGAAAAACTTTTTCATATCCAACTTCCCTTGGATATATTCACTATCAACGTCATAGGCTCTTTTTTAATTGGTATTATTTATGTCCTTGGTATTGAAAAAGCACATTTGAGTCAGGAACTTAGACTGGGGATCATGGTCGGTTTTCTGGGAGGATTTACCACATTCTCATCATTTAGCTTAGATGCCGTCAAACTTTTTGAGAGTGCTAAATATTTACAATGTTTTTTATATAGCTTTTTAAGTCCTACCTTAGGAATTTTAGCAACTTTTTTAGGAATATTTTTAGCAAGAAAATTTTAA
- a CDS encoding murein transglycosylase A, translating to MNKISWLYIIIMTPVFMVSCNTSEKIKTSQNYLFEKASWQEVSINEKMEKKEFFKKALQLNLNWLNRKKENSIFKLKDISFTTKDYICSSSLLINELDQSSNIKFAIKKYFDLYKIKIDNDKKVLYTGYYIPYAEASTVKTSQYNIPVYKTPHDIVTVNLEDFNPDLKGKFIRGRVDKNKLVPYWSREDIADKKKLSNKELEIAWVKNKSDLFFIEIQGSGLLIYPDGNKKFIHYSGQNGREYKAIGSLLLKEGSLTKENVSMQAIRDWLEKNPQEEQRVLNFNKSFVFFNLEDDGPYGNINVKLTAERSIAADQRVLPAGTLTLLNFEMPDVSKINRDSVIKNEIQNTPFSQFSFVQDTGGAIKGPGRIDVFWGEGTRAGDIAGITKQEGNLYILAPKFSCAYLNLQNNIVIK from the coding sequence ATGAATAAAATATCGTGGTTATATATAATAATTATGACGCCTGTTTTTATGGTTTCATGTAATACTTCTGAAAAAATAAAAACATCTCAAAATTATTTATTTGAAAAAGCTTCTTGGCAGGAAGTTTCAATAAATGAAAAAATGGAAAAAAAAGAATTTTTTAAAAAAGCATTACAATTAAATTTAAATTGGCTTAATCGGAAAAAAGAAAACTCTATATTTAAATTAAAAGATATTTCTTTTACAACAAAAGATTATATTTGTTCAAGCTCTTTATTGATAAATGAATTAGATCAATCTTCAAACATTAAATTTGCTATTAAAAAATATTTTGATTTATATAAAATTAAGATTGATAATGATAAAAAAGTTTTATACACAGGGTATTATATTCCTTATGCAGAAGCCAGTACCGTAAAAACTTCACAATATAATATTCCTGTATATAAAACACCTCATGATATTGTTACCGTAAATTTAGAAGATTTTAATCCTGATCTTAAAGGAAAATTCATTCGAGGTCGGGTAGATAAGAATAAACTGGTTCCCTATTGGAGCCGTGAAGATATTGCAGATAAGAAAAAGCTTTCAAATAAAGAACTTGAAATAGCATGGGTAAAAAATAAGAGCGATCTCTTTTTTATTGAAATTCAAGGTTCAGGACTGTTGATTTATCCTGATGGGAATAAAAAATTTATTCATTATTCCGGCCAAAATGGCCGTGAGTATAAGGCCATTGGTTCCTTATTACTAAAAGAAGGAAGTCTCACAAAAGAAAATGTTTCCATGCAAGCCATTCGCGATTGGTTAGAGAAAAATCCTCAAGAGGAGCAAAGAGTTCTTAATTTTAATAAATCCTTTGTTTTTTTTAATCTTGAAGATGATGGTCCTTATGGAAATATTAATGTGAAATTAACGGCGGAGCGTAGTATTGCAGCCGATCAACGCGTATTGCCTGCAGGAACATTAACTCTTTTAAATTTTGAAATGCCTGATGTTTCAAAAATCAATAGAGATTCAGTCATAAAAAATGAAATTCAAAACACCCCATTTTCTCAGTTTTCATTTGTGCAAGATACGGGTGGTGCCATAAAAGGGCCTGGAAGAATTGATGTATTTTGGGGTGAAGGAACTCGGGCAGGAGACATTGCAGGGATTACAAAGCAAGAAGGAAATTTATATATTCTTGCTCCCAAATTCAGTTGTGCTTATTTAAATTTACAAAATAATATTGTCATTAAATGA
- a CDS encoding sensor histidine kinase — protein sequence MLKKLNKEEKKIILLFSLSTIIIFSFLYFIINFQDTAKQKEEFITKTAQQLSKNLSNAMKKNDNVLSSHIIQESTILNHVNYLQLKSNDNKEIYNFRNKNLDSSFTIKSCSEEINNEIIYFENKIIGSLSYCRLSSSLNIKYLNILVFLLLLITLSILIGFFIISKKNNENFEIEKNQIKSFIAHIAKLFNHDIRKPFNLMAMLLRNNNSPNENSLENNQINKIIIDEIEKSKIHLEQLIEDIVHFSTNFQLNNENNLLTEAINNSIKKLKNNKFNFTEIASLDESVILSMDKHRIEIAFTKILKYIIDTDLPENKINIETMKVDFKGKLYIQISFSNKNYHICEKKIKIALNLFYLEKTKNNFGLDLAICKKITEAHNGMIKYKSKKSTGTEFIMILPIHSF from the coding sequence ATGCTAAAAAAACTTAATAAAGAAGAAAAAAAAATAATTTTATTATTTTCACTATCTACTATAATTATATTTTCATTTCTATATTTTATAATAAATTTCCAAGATACAGCTAAGCAAAAAGAAGAGTTTATTACAAAAACGGCTCAGCAACTTTCTAAAAATCTTTCTAACGCGATGAAAAAAAATGACAATGTATTATCTAGTCATATTATACAAGAATCTACAATTTTAAATCATGTCAATTATCTTCAACTTAAAAGTAATGACAACAAAGAAATTTATAATTTTAGAAATAAAAATTTAGACTCTAGCTTTACAATTAAAAGTTGTAGCGAAGAAATAAATAATGAAATTATTTATTTCGAAAATAAAATAATTGGATCCTTAAGCTACTGTCGTTTAAGCTCAAGCTTAAATATAAAGTATTTGAACATATTAGTATTTTTACTACTCTTAATTACCTTATCTATTTTAATTGGCTTTTTTATCATATCTAAAAAGAATAATGAGAACTTTGAAATCGAAAAAAATCAAATAAAAAGCTTTATTGCCCATATTGCTAAGCTTTTTAACCATGATATTAGAAAACCTTTTAACCTTATGGCAATGCTTCTCCGAAATAATAATTCTCCCAATGAGAATTCATTAGAAAATAATCAAATTAATAAAATAATAATTGATGAAATTGAAAAATCAAAAATTCATTTAGAACAACTTATAGAAGACATTGTGCACTTCAGCACAAATTTTCAATTAAATAATGAAAATAATTTACTAACAGAAGCTATTAATAATTCAATTAAAAAATTGAAAAATAATAAATTTAATTTTACTGAAATTGCAAGCCTTGATGAATCTGTCATTCTCTCTATGGATAAGCATAGAATTGAAATTGCATTTACTAAAATTTTAAAGTATATTATAGATACTGATTTACCGGAAAATAAAATCAATATTGAAACAATGAAAGTAGATTTTAAAGGGAAACTTTATATTCAAATTAGTTTTTCCAATAAAAATTACCACATATGTGAAAAAAAAATAAAAATTGCGTTAAATTTATTTTACCTTGAAAAGACAAAAAATAATTTTGGCCTAGATTTGGCTATATGTAAAAAAATAACAGAAGCACACAACGGTATGATTAAGTACAAGTCCAAAAAATCAACCGGTACAGAATTCATAATGATTTTACCAATTCATTCATTTTAA
- a CDS encoding helix-turn-helix domain-containing protein: MAKKKYTSNLIQEIINEIEDDDELFSKDREEIKKQLSHFLINFRATNRLTQAQMGIKLGCSQQQYKRVEDGGEERIANAISYIKKFADLNGSKSISDFVAYLVNEPPQMRASNLSKNEQILLSCFANVDREDRRIFIETYCKNTNGNRLAKIIKILSLMPGISDEFLDLYIFALLEKKSDPDFIDLDEKHNIYERLRNKSKRGYRKKQEEIMDNQ, translated from the coding sequence TTGGCTAAGAAAAAATACACTTCAAATCTGATTCAAGAAATAATAAATGAGATTGAAGATGATGATGAATTATTCTCTAAAGATCGTGAAGAAATAAAAAAACAACTTTCTCACTTTTTAATAAATTTTAGAGCAACAAATCGGCTTACTCAAGCACAAATGGGAATTAAATTAGGTTGTTCTCAGCAACAATATAAAAGAGTTGAAGACGGTGGTGAGGAACGAATCGCTAACGCGATTTCTTATATTAAAAAATTTGCTGATTTAAATGGCAGTAAAAGCATCTCAGATTTTGTTGCTTATCTTGTTAATGAGCCGCCACAAATGCGAGCGAGTAACTTATCAAAAAATGAACAAATATTGCTTTCATGTTTTGCTAATGTGGATCGAGAAGACAGAAGAATTTTTATTGAGACTTATTGTAAAAATACAAATGGCAATCGTCTTGCTAAAATTATAAAAATATTAAGCCTAATGCCTGGTATTAGTGATGAATTTCTTGATTTATATATTTTTGCATTGCTGGAAAAAAAATCCGATCCTGACTTCATTGATTTAGATGAAAAGCATAATATATATGAACGCTTACGAAATAAATCAAAAAGAGGTTATAGAAAAAAACAAGAAGAAATCATGGATAATCAATAG
- the adh gene encoding aldehyde dehydrogenase has protein sequence MLDQELSKYDIKNPFKSRYFNFIGGKWVAPSNGEYFENISPIFGKPFTNISRSSSEDIEIALDAAHSAKDAWGKTSVTERSNILLKIADRMEANLNLLALAETIDNGKPIRETRAADIPLAIDHFRYFASCVRSQEGSIGQIDNETVAYHFHEPLGVVGQIIPWNFPILMAVWKLAPAIAAGNCVVLKPAEQTPASVLLLAELIQDLLPPGVLNIVNGFGLEAGKPLASSNRIAKIAFTGETSTGRMIMQYASQNLIPVTLELGGKSPNIFFKDVIMHDDAYLDKAIEGFVMFALNQGEVCTCPSRALIQESIYEEFMEKALKRVKSIRQGNPLDPATMIGAQASQEQLEKIISYIEIGKNEGAQILTGGKRNVLKGALSEGYYVEPTVFKGNNDMRIFQEEIFGPVVSVTTFKNEEEALHIANDSNYGLGAGLWTRDAAMAYKIAREIKAGRVWTNCYHLYPAHAAFGGYKQSGIGRENHKMMLDHYQQTKNILVSYNQNSLGFF, from the coding sequence ATGCTTGATCAAGAACTGTCAAAATATGATATTAAAAATCCTTTTAAAAGCCGTTATTTTAATTTTATTGGAGGAAAGTGGGTTGCTCCTTCAAATGGAGAATATTTTGAAAATATTTCCCCCATTTTTGGCAAACCATTCACTAACATTTCGAGATCCTCTTCCGAAGATATCGAAATTGCGTTAGATGCCGCTCATTCTGCAAAAGACGCTTGGGGAAAAACATCGGTTACAGAACGCTCAAATATTCTATTAAAAATTGCCGATCGCATGGAGGCAAATTTAAATTTACTTGCCCTTGCAGAAACAATTGATAACGGAAAACCTATTCGTGAAACTCGAGCTGCCGATATTCCTTTAGCAATTGATCATTTTAGATATTTTGCGAGTTGTGTGCGTTCTCAAGAAGGATCTATTGGACAAATTGATAATGAAACCGTTGCTTACCATTTTCACGAACCTCTTGGTGTTGTTGGGCAAATCATTCCATGGAATTTTCCTATTTTAATGGCTGTATGGAAATTAGCACCCGCTATTGCTGCTGGAAATTGTGTTGTCTTAAAACCTGCGGAACAAACTCCGGCATCGGTATTATTATTAGCTGAACTTATTCAAGATTTATTACCACCCGGTGTTTTAAATATTGTGAATGGATTTGGATTAGAGGCTGGAAAGCCTCTTGCTTCAAGTAACAGAATTGCAAAAATTGCATTTACGGGTGAAACCTCAACAGGTCGCATGATTATGCAGTATGCATCGCAAAATTTAATTCCAGTTACTTTAGAACTTGGTGGCAAATCTCCTAATATCTTTTTTAAAGATGTCATAATGCACGACGATGCTTATTTAGATAAAGCGATAGAAGGATTTGTGATGTTTGCTTTAAATCAAGGCGAGGTCTGTACTTGTCCTTCGCGTGCGCTTATTCAAGAATCCATTTATGAAGAGTTTATGGAAAAAGCGTTAAAGCGAGTCAAATCCATTCGCCAGGGAAATCCACTTGATCCTGCTACTATGATAGGTGCTCAAGCATCTCAAGAGCAATTAGAAAAAATAATATCCTATATTGAAATCGGTAAAAATGAGGGAGCTCAAATTCTTACGGGAGGAAAAAGGAATGTTTTGAAGGGCGCTTTATCAGAAGGATATTATGTTGAACCTACTGTTTTTAAAGGTAACAATGATATGCGTATTTTTCAGGAAGAGATTTTTGGACCAGTCGTTTCTGTAACGACATTTAAAAATGAAGAGGAAGCTTTGCATATTGCAAATGATTCTAATTATGGGCTTGGAGCGGGATTATGGACTCGAGATGCTGCTATGGCATATAAAATTGCCAGAGAAATTAAAGCGGGAAGAGTTTGGACAAATTGCTATCACCTTTATCCTGCCCATGCGGCATTTGGTGGTTATAAGCAATCTGGTATTGGACGTGAAAATCATAAAATGATGCTCGATCACTATCAGCAGACAAAAAATATTTTAGTCAGTTATAATCAAAATTCTTTAGGATTTTTCTAA